The Cellvibrio polysaccharolyticus genomic interval TGGCGAGCTTTGGCCTGGTGGGCGAACCGGATATGCAATCGCTGGCGGTGAGCCTGGCAGATGCCGGGGTAGAAACCCTGCAGTTTTTTTTGCCAGCGGGCAATCCATCCGCCTATGCCCGATTGTTGCAGGTCGAACCCGCGCTTTTTAATCGCTTATGTCAGTTTATTGAAGTCTGTGTGGCGGCAAATCTGCGCGTCGAATGTTTTACCCACACTGATTTACAGCAGTCTGCAGGCGAATGCAGAGCCCTGGCACTTGCTCTGGGAGCGGTAAGCTTTGAGGTGCGGGAGCTGGCTTCAACCGCGCAGGATTGATGCGGTATAGCCGTCAAAAACTGCTTTATTGCACGGAAAATATCGCTAAAAGGATGACTAAACGGGCGCTTTCGCGTAAGGTAGCGTCCTTTCGATGATGTTGATAAAACCGGTCCCCATTCGGACTTTTTGCGTCATTGGCACCTGCTTAAAACTTCCAGGCAGTCTCACACTGCCCAGACATCGAGCCGTTACAACATATGAACCTGAACTATCTGGACTTCGAACAGCCGATTGCCGACCTTGAAGGCAAAATTGAAGAGCTGCAATTGGTAGGCAATAGCAGTGATGTGAATATTGCCGACGAAATTGGAAAACTACGCGAAAAAAGCACCAAACTGACTGAAAGCATCTATGCCAATCTCACCCCGTGGGATGTGGTAAAAGTTGCGCGTCATCCGTTGCGTCCTTACGCTTCAGATTACATTTCCCGTATTTTTACCGACTGGGATGAATTGCATGGTGATCGCCATTTTGGCGATGACAAAGCGATTATCGCCGGTGTAGGTCGTCTTGATGGCAAGCCGGTTATGGTGGTTGCCGAAGAAAAAGGGCGCAGCGTACACGACAAGGTTTACCGCAACTTTGGTATGCCAAAACCGGAAGGCTACCGTAAAGCCCTGCGCTTGATGGAGATGGCCGAGCGTTTCAAATTGCCGGTGCTGACCCTGATTGACACCCCCGGTGCTTACCCGGGTATCGACTCGGAAGAGCGTGGCATCTCTGAAGCCAT includes:
- a CDS encoding hydrolase TatD; amino-acid sequence: MTVTWFNQGVLHVEITAQLPVQHPLLAISDAELKDDLAVDQVLQAIESNYQQGYEASASIEEELNGIVFGGRGDPLLKPDVLLAAVEEFKLHRHGVPVAVASFGLVGEPDMQSLAVSLADAGVETLQFFLPAGNPSAYARLLQVEPALFNRLCQFIEVCVAANLRVECFTHTDLQQSAGECRALALALGAVSFEVRELASTAQD
- a CDS encoding acetyl-CoA carboxylase carboxyltransferase subunit alpha; this translates as MNLNYLDFEQPIADLEGKIEELQLVGNSSDVNIADEIGKLREKSTKLTESIYANLTPWDVVKVARHPLRPYASDYISRIFTDWDELHGDRHFGDDKAIIAGVGRLDGKPVMVVAEEKGRSVHDKVYRNFGMPKPEGYRKALRLMEMAERFKLPVLTLIDTPGAYPGIDSEERGISEAIAQNLAVMSRLRTPIICTVIGEGSSGGALAIGVGDHLNMLQYSTYFVISPEGCANIIWKTVAKAPDAAQAMGVTSKVLEDLGIVDETIPEPLGGAHRNVDQMAANLKQRLVVQLDRLSGEPLDALIERRYKRLMSYGN